The following is a genomic window from Nodosilinea sp. PGN35.
GGTCAATGCTCTGGCCCAAAGCGCCCAGCCCCTGAGCCTGAATGAGCTGGCTGCCGCCGCTGGAGCCCCCGACCAGGTGGAGACTATCTATGCGATCGCCCGCCACCTCCACGCCAACCAGCGCAGTCTGGTGATCCACGGCAACCCCGGCCACCCCGAGGCGATCAAGATTGCGGCCCTGCGGTGAGGCGTGAGGGAGTGGATGGGTGGGGAGTGGATGGGTGGGGAGTTTTGAGTTTTGAGTTTTGAATTAATTCCTTCAACCATCAATCTAAAACTCAAAACTAAGCACTTAAAACTTCTCTTCTTCCCTCACCCCCTACTCCCTACCCCCTCAATCCGGGATCCACACGTAGGGACTACCAGAGACCGTCACCCCTTCCGCCTTAGAGAAGCGCACGACCACCAGGCGCGAGCTGTCGCGGCCCAGGTCGAGGTAGCCGCTGGCCCAGACATCGGAGCGCACCACGCCGGTAATTTCGAGCCGGTAGCCGCCGGGGGGCAAGTAGAGGGTTTCCTGACGATCGAAGTTGTGGGGACGATACACCAGGCGGTTGTTGAGATAGACCGAGCCCCACTCAGTGCCGCGGGCGTCGAACTCAACCCGCACCTGTTCGGTTTCTGGGATCGGACGCGGGTAGGGCAAAATGATGATTGAGGGCTGGCGAAGAATGTTGGGCGACTGGCGAATAATTACGCGCTGGCGAGAGCGAACCACGCGGTCTGACTGCCCTGGACTGCTGTCTTGGGCCTGGGCGATCGGTGCCCAGGGCAGCGTTACAGCGACGGCTAGACCCCAGACAAGCCTCACCCAGCGCGGCATCGCCCCCCCATCGCCGGGTTTTGACCTCGGCCTGCGGTGAGCCTCTCCCCTGTGCCTGTCCACCACTGTCCGATTCCTCCGCTCAACTCGCAGTCTTTTAGATATCAATACTAGTGGCTGCTCCTCCAAACTCTGAGCAGCCTGTGCCGCTCCGCCAACCGGCGGGTAGATATCCACACCCCTCAACCGCTGCCCAGTCTAGTAAAGTTGGCTAAAATCTGAGAAAGGAAAGCAGCTTCCCCAGATTTAGCCGCTCAGCTGGCTCTGATGTTTAATTGGGCTGAGCGATGGTCAAAGACCGGCCCAGGAGGGCCATCGCCCTGATCGGGGCACCTAAATCTATTTTGCCAAATCTGTTTTGTTGAAGAGGATAGGGCTTTGAGTAATACGAGCAATTTTCGTGAAGCTATCAGCAAGGCCAGGGGGCAAAGCCTGGTCGGTCCCAACGTTGTCAAAAACGCCCTGCCCTTTGTCGGTGGCGGGCTGATTTTGACCGCCTTGGGCTCCTTTGGCGGCCTCAGCGTGATGGCCAGCAACCCGACCATCTTTATGCCCACCTTTTGGGTGGCGTTCATTGCCCAAATAGCACTGTTTTTTGTGGCGATGAACGTCGCTGCTAAGGGCAACAACAGCACCGCGCTACCCCTGCTGGCCACCTATAGCCTGCTCACTGGCTACACCCTCAGCGGCCTGCTGGCCGTTGCCCTGGGTACGGCTGGAGTTGGCGTTACCGGCATTGGGGCCGCCGCCTTGGCCTGCGGGGTTGTGTTTATTGCCGCTCGGCAAATTGGCTCCAACCTCTCAGAAGAGGATGGCCTTGCCCTGACCAAAACCGTTGGCGTCGGCATTGTAGCCGTGCTGCTGGCGGTGGTTGGGCAGTTCATCTTTGCGCTGTTTGGCGGCCCCATTCCCCAGTTCCTCGACATTGCCATCTCTGGCCTTGGCGTACTGGTATTTTGCGGTGCTTCGGTGGTCGATTTCTTTGTTTTGCCCCGCACCTACAAAGACGAGCAGTACCTGTCGGCGGCGCTGTCGATGTACCTCACCTACATCAACCTGTTTGTTTTCATTCTGCGTCTGCTGATTGCCATCAACCGCGATTAGGCGACGCTGTGCATTGAGACAGCCTGAATGGCACGCAGCCCCAAGGCTAATGGCTTTGGGGCTGCTGCATTTAAACCCAAAATCACGCCAATGGCGCTAAAAACTTTGGCCTGGGGCAGGTGCAGGATGGCTCGCCCCCCAGGCTGTCTAGGGCAGTTCTGAGGGAGGTGTAAAAGCTCCCCAGGGCACCAGCTCCGCTAAAAACTGCCTTTCGCGCCCCTTCCTTCCTATACTGATACCTTGGTAACTGTTATAGCGGCCAGTCCGGTTGAGACATTGTCTAGATGCACGTTCAAACGTTTGAACGCCTCGGCGGTTTTTGGTGTCTTAACCAGCGTGACCATGACTATACCTTTCGTTGCCCCAGCTCAGGTTTACCCGGATCAGTTTTAAGGAGTCCCATGTCTGTCATCCGCGCTCTGCATCAACAGTTGGTCAGTAAAGAACGCTCTGCGGTAGAGATTACCCAGGGCTACCTCGACCAGATTGCAGCCATGGAACCCCAGATTCACAGCTATCTGACCGTCACTGGTGAGCAGGCCCTGGCCCAAGCCGCCCAGGTGGACGCTCGCCTCGCCGCCGGGGAAGACATTGGCCCGTTGACCGGCATTCCCATTGCCCTGAAGGACAACCTCTGCACTCGGGGGGTACGCACTACCTGCGGCTCGAAGATTCTTGAAAATTTTGTGCCTCCCTACGAGTCAACGGTGACCGAGAAACTGCGGCAGGCGGGGGCGATCGCCCTGGGCAAGACCAACCTCGACGAGTTTGCCATGGGCAGCTCCACCGAGAACTCTGCTTACCAGCTCACCGGCAACCCCTGGGATGTGACTCGGGTGCCGGGGGGCTCTTCCGGGGGCTCTGCCGCCGCCGTAGCGGCTGGGGAATGTGCGGTGGCCCTGGGGTCAGATACGGGGGGCTCCATTCGCCAGCCCGCCTCCTTTTGTGGGGTGGTTGGGCTCAAGCCCACCTACGGTTTGGTGTCGCGCTTTGGTCTGGTGGCCTACGCGTCATCCCTCGATCAAATTGGCCCGCTGGCCCCCACGGTAGAAGATGCGGCGCTGCTGCTCCAGGGCATTGCTGGCCACGATCCCAAAGACTCTACCAGTCTGAATGTCCAGGTTCCCGACTACACCCAATGTCTCAAGCCTGACCTCAAGGGCCGCAAAGTTGGCATCATTACCGAAACCTTTGCCGCCGAGGGCATTGATCCCGCCGTTCGGGCTGCTACCGAGCAGGCCATTCAGCAGCTCAAGGCGCTCGGTGCTGAGATTCAAGAGATCTCCTGCCCGCGCTTTGCCTACGGTCTGCCCACCTACTACATCATCGCTCCCTCGGAAGCGTCTTCAAACCTGGCTCGCTACGACGGGGTGAAGTACGGCGTGCGCAACAACAGCGACAGTCTGATGTCAATGTATACCAAAACCCGGGCTGAGGGCTTTGGGGCCGAGGTGAAGCGACGCATTATGATCGGCACCTACGCTCTGTCGGCGGGCTACTACGATGCCTACTATCTCAAGGCCCAAAAGGTGCGCACCCTAATCAAACAAGACTTTGAGGCCGCCTTTGGCCAAGTGGATGTGCTGGTATGCCCTACGGCCCCCACCACCGCCTTTAGGGCGGGCGAAAAGGTAGATGACCCGCTCAGCATGTATCTGTCTGACCTAATGACGATTCCGGTCAACCTGGCGGGGCTGCCGGGGCTCAGCCTGCCCTGCGGCTTTGACGACCAGGGATTGCCCATTGGTCTGCAACTGATTGGCAACGCCCTGCGGGAAGATCTGTTGTTTGAGGTGGGCTACGCCTACGAGCAGGCTACGGAGTGGCACAACCGCCTGCCCAAGGAGCGGTTGTAGAGGCCCGGTGGCGACACAGAAGGGTCTTTTGCCTGGCTTCCAGACCTCCGGTCGGGCTCTGGGGCGGCGGCGGGGATCGCGTTGCGCCCCACCTCTGCTCTGCCGAAAAATCGTCACAGGGGAGTAGGAGGAAGCAGGGCCAAATGGCCCATAATAAGCAGCAAGCAAGGGACTAGATGCGGTCAGTTGGGTTTACTGGTCTCGGCACCCATTTGCTTACTTCCCTACTCCTTCCCTTTCTATCTATGCCCATCGTCAAATTTCTGGTCGGCATTCTGGGCATTGCAGGGGGCATCTACCTGGCGCTCTGTGGCTGGCTGTGGTTCGCCCAGCGGCGGCTGATGTATTTGCCGAGTCCGGTGATCGAGGTCACGCCCACCGCGTTTGGTGTAGCCTACGAAGATGTTTGGATTCCGGTGGATGGGCCTTGGGGGGGCCAAATTCACGGCTGGTGGCTGCCGGCCAGTGCTGGCAGTGAGCTGACTATTTTGTATCTCCACGGCAATGCTGGCAATGTCTCTAGCAATTTGGCTAAGGCATTGCAGCTGCGATCGCTGGGGGTTTCGGTACTGGCCATCGACTATCGCGGCTACGGCCAGAGTTCTGGCCCTTTTCCCTCCGAACAGCAGCTCTACGACGACGCCCTAGCCGCCTGGCAGTTTTTACAGGCCGAGCGGGGGGTTATGCCCCACCAGCTGGTGGTCTACGGCCACTCTCTGGGCGGGGCTATTGGCATTGAGCTGGCTCGCCGGGTGCCTCATCTGGCGGGGCTGGTGATAGAAGCTTCCTTTACCTCCATGGCCGATATGGCTAGCCTTTCCCACTACAATCGCTGGTTCCCGGTGCGTCAGCTGCTCACCCAACGGTTTGATTCCATCACTAAAGTCAAACATCTCAAGGTTCCCACCCTGTATCTGCACGGGATGGCAGATCTCTCCGTACCGGCTACCATGGGCGAGGCCCTCTACCAGGCTACCCAGGGCCCCAAATCTCTTTGGCTGGTGCCCAAGGCCGACCACAACGACCTGCCTGACTGGGCTGGCGATGAGTTTAAGCAGCGGCTGCACCAATTTTTGCAGGATTACGTCCTGGTGCAGCACTAAGCTCTCTGCGGCTCTGCAAAGCTGGTGTAAATCCCGCTTGCCTAAGGCCCAGGGGCATGGGTGAATTTGCTATGGTTAGCCCAATGGAGCGATCGCCGCAGGTGGGGCGATCGCTTTTCGATAGGCAGGGTTGCTTCGCTGATGCCGGCTGAAACGCCACGCTGGCCCGGCGCTGCTGCCGTAGATTATCCCGCTATACAAACTCTCTATGGCCCGTCTTTCTACCGAACTGAACCGCTACTTTTTTGAAGAAGTCACTACGCCCCAGGTCTCCCTCAAAGAAATTTTGACCCTGGCTGGGGAACGCACCTTTGGCTTTTTGTTCGTGGTGCTGGCGCTGCCGTCGGCGCTGCCCATCCCGGCCCCTGGTTATTCGACCCCCTTCGGCATTGTGATATTTCTGCTGGCCCTACAGCTAATTGCCGGGCGCACTCGCCTCTGGATGCCTGAGGGTTGGAACCACAGACAATTTGATTTGGTCTCGGTACAAAAAATTGTTAAAGCCGGTACCCCCTGGCTACGGCGGCTGGAGGCCATCTCCCGCCCCCGCCTGACCTTTGTCTGCACCACCCTGCCGGGGCGTACGGTGATCGGTATTGCCATTGCGCTGATGGCGATCTCGATGATGCTGCCTATCCCCCTGACCAATACTCTCCCTGCCATCGGCATTTTTGTCACCGGCTTTGGCCTGCTCGACGACGACGGTGCTATTAGTCTGGGGGGGCTGGTGCTCTGCCTCATGGGCGGCATTCTCACCACGCTGATTTTGACCTTTGGCTACGAAGCCGTCAAAGCGGGTATAGACTTCATCCGCAGCGGCGGTCTCTAAATCTCTAACTCCAAAAGCGACCTACGCCCGCCTCATCCATCCACTCCCAGGAGTAGCCCCCAGCTCAGCAGGCTGCCCGTAGCACCGGCAGCCTGATCGACCGTTCGCAGTCGCCAGGTGCCCTGGGCGGGCTGGCCAATGAAGCGCATCAGCACGGGGGTGGTGGACAGCGAATAGGCGGCGCGCAGCTCGGTTTGGCGACCCAGGGTGCGGCCCTGCAGCAGAGCCGTCGCTCCATTAGGAGCCACCAGCGTCAGGCTGATGTCGCCCAAAAACTGATGCTCGATGCTGACCTCTACCTGGATGTCGGTCACGGTGCCGGTGGCGGCCACCGCAATGCTGCTCTCCACCCCGCCGGGCTGATTGTCGGGGATGCCCTGACGGGTCTGGTTTTGCTGTTGCACTAGGCGGCCCAGCTGGCGGCCCGCCAGAGCCCGCCGCTGGGCTTCACGCACCGCCGCCGCCGCATTGACCTTGCCGTAGCCAAACCACCGGGAGTGGCCGTTGGCATCGTAGGTGCCGTACTGTAGGCCAAGCTGAGGATCGGGAGTGCGATCGACAATTTTGTCGGCGGTAGCCTGAAGAATTTCGCGCACCTGCCGGGCCGTCAGATTGGGGTTGACCGAGAGCATCAGCCCCGCCACCCCCGCCACCACCGGGCACGAGCTAGAGGTGCCGCCAAAGGTATTGGTGTAGTCGTTGCTGGAGTAGCCCGCCCCCTGGGTGCGATCGCTAGTTACCATCCCCCGCCCCGGCGGAAACTGACTGAGCGGCGGCCCGGTTTGCACATTGCCCACCTGGGGCAGAGTCATAGTGGGGGGCGCGTTGTTGCTGGGGGCTGCCACGGCAATGTGTTCGCCCCAGTTGCTATAGGCCGCCTTGGTGCCCAGGCTGGTTGAGGCCGACACCGCAATCACATCCGGGTGAATCGCAAACCCGCTCAGCCACCGAGTGGGGCCACTGAGAGCGTTTTGGGGCCACTGGGTTTCGTTTACAGTGCCGCTGACGGGGCGGTTGGCGTTGCCCGCCGAAAACACAATCACGCAGCCCTTGCCGTTGCGTCCAAGGGTGGCAGCCCGAGTTAACGCGTTGGTCTGCCGCAGGGTGAGGGGGAAATAGTTGGCCGCGGGTGACCAGCTACAGACGATCACAGCGGCCCCCCGCCGTACCGCCTCGTCAAACAGCTGCTCAATTGCCCCGTCGTCGATAAAGCCGGTGGTGCGAAGGGGCAAAAAGGCACAGCCGGGGGCCACCCCCACAATACCGATCGCATTTTCTTCGCCAATGGCCAGTCCGGCGACGGCGGTTCCGTGGTTTTCGTTCTGTTTGGCGGGCAGAGGCAGGGCGTCTTTATCTTGCAGATCTAGCGGTGCCACCAGTTTGCCGATGCCCTGGAGATCGGGATGATTGAGGTCAAATCCGTCGTCAGTGACCGCAATTACCACCGATCGCGCCCCCCGCGTCACATCCCAGGCCGCCTCGGCAGAAATATGCGACCCCGCCGCCAAACTAGCTCCACCGTTGTGAAACAGGTGCCACTGCTGGGCATAGCGCTCGTCGGTAGGGCGGTAAAGGCTTTCGGTTTCGATAGCCAGGTTGGGCTCCGCCGTCAGCACGCTCTCCAGGGCAATCAGGCGATTGGCGATTTTTATTGGGTTTTCGAGGGCATCGGGGGTGACCCGCACCACAAAGGTGTTAGCCATGCCCTCCAGGGGCTGTTCGATGGCGACGCCCACCCCCCCCAAAATCGAGTCCACGGTGGGTGCAGGGGTGGCGGGGGCAAACTGTACCGTCAGCTGATCGCTCAGGTAAACCCAGGTTCGTGGGCTGTCGGCCAGACGGTATACGTGGCTGGCAAAGCGCACCGCCCCGTCGCGGCGGGCCGTTGCCAAAGCCGTTTCTAAGTCGGTGTCGGCCATCTGCCACTCCACCAGCTGTCCCCCAGCCACCGCGCGCACCGCAATGGGGTTGAGGCGCTGCTGCAGGGGCACCAGCGCCCCTGCAGCGGTCAGCCGCGTGGTGAAGCGATCGGGCACTTTTTCCAGCAGCAGCTCTTCGCCGCCGCGCTGCAAGATCTCTCCAAGAAAATCGCTGCGGGGGCCGCCTTGGGGCGGGAGAGGTTCGGCGGGGGAGGTGGCCATCGGTTACTTAGCACTTAATCAAGGAGCTGTGACAGGCCCAAATGGCTAGGGGTTGGGGGTTGGCCGCAGGGCGCGCCGTGAACCTGACACCTGGCACCTTGAACCTCACCAACCTGTCACCTTTGGCGGGGCAAATACTAGTCACGGCGGGAACTTTTTGTCCCTAGAAAAAGTCAATAACGGGGCTATAGCGCCTCTGCCTCGCCTAGGACAGTTGCTCCACTGGGCTAAAATCGGTACTGCGCCATACCGAGATGATAAGATATCCCAGTGTTTTTCTGTTTAGTTGTCCCTCACCGCATTGTCATCTATGGTCGTTTTCACCCGTTTTCTGCGTCAGTCTTGGGGCGGTTTTGCCGCCGCTACCCTCTCGGTTGCCCTGGTTGCAGGGGTGTCTGGGGTAGCCCTGGCCCAGGAGGCTAGTGGCTCTGACCCGCAGCGCCCGCTTAACCAGGCCGCCACCGCCCTCAGCATTGCCTCGGGGCAGCAGCTGATGACCGAGGCCAACGCTGCGATCGCCAACCAAAACTACACCCTGGCCGAAGAAAAACTCAAGCAGGCGCGAGAAAGCTTTAACCAAATCTCCACCTACTACCAAGAGCTAGCCCAGATGTTTGTGGGCATCGACACTCAGATCAACCGCAGCAATCGCGAAAAAGCCCTCGAAACGGCGCAGCTGCGCGATCAGGCATCCTATCAGCTGGCGCTAGTCTATCGATCTCAAAATCAGCCCAGTGAGGCGGTACCCCTGCTGATGGAAATTTTGCGCAGCCAGCAGCCCACTCGCGATCTGGGCCAGCGGGCCTATCAGCAGCTGTTTGACTTGGGGTTTGTCGATCAGCCCTACAGCGGGCGGGCGGCCAACACCCCGGTTGAGCCCGCTGCACCTACCGAGTAGGCAATCCACGGTTGGTGTTTTGGGGCAGCCATAGTCAAATTCAATACCCCTGCCCGAGCGACTGAGGGTTGCTCCTGGCAGAATGGTCTCAGGGGATTTGCGTACCCCGGCTACCTATCCCATAAGGAAACCGTCCATGATTACTCCCGATCAGGTCAGCGCCATGATTAAGTCTGGCCTTCCCGACGCCGATGTGCAGGTGCAAGATTTGACCGGCGGCGGCGACCACTACCAGGTGGTGGTGGTGTCTTCGCAGTTTGCCGGGCGCAGTTTGGTGCAGCAGCATCAGCTGGTGTACGGGGCGGTGCGCGAGGCCATGTCCTCTGAGGCGATCCATGCGCTAGCCTTAAAGACCTATACCCCAGAAGATTGGGCCGCTCAACGCGCCTAACCCTGGGCATCGCCTCGCCTTAATCATTTATTTCGTTCTGCAAGGGTACTGACGCTATGGATTCGGCAACTAAAGCAAGACTCGATCAGCTGGTGCAAGACAACACCATCATGGTGTTTATGAAGGGCAACAAGC
Proteins encoded in this region:
- the gatA gene encoding Asp-tRNA(Asn)/Glu-tRNA(Gln) amidotransferase subunit GatA, encoding MSVIRALHQQLVSKERSAVEITQGYLDQIAAMEPQIHSYLTVTGEQALAQAAQVDARLAAGEDIGPLTGIPIALKDNLCTRGVRTTCGSKILENFVPPYESTVTEKLRQAGAIALGKTNLDEFAMGSSTENSAYQLTGNPWDVTRVPGGSSGGSAAAVAAGECAVALGSDTGGSIRQPASFCGVVGLKPTYGLVSRFGLVAYASSLDQIGPLAPTVEDAALLLQGIAGHDPKDSTSLNVQVPDYTQCLKPDLKGRKVGIITETFAAEGIDPAVRAATEQAIQQLKALGAEIQEISCPRFAYGLPTYYIIAPSEASSNLARYDGVKYGVRNNSDSLMSMYTKTRAEGFGAEVKRRIMIGTYALSAGYYDAYYLKAQKVRTLIKQDFEAAFGQVDVLVCPTAPTTAFRAGEKVDDPLSMYLSDLMTIPVNLAGLPGLSLPCGFDDQGLPIGLQLIGNALREDLLFEVGYAYEQATEWHNRLPKERL
- a CDS encoding S8 family serine peptidase, producing the protein MATSPAEPLPPQGGPRSDFLGEILQRGGEELLLEKVPDRFTTRLTAAGALVPLQQRLNPIAVRAVAGGQLVEWQMADTDLETALATARRDGAVRFASHVYRLADSPRTWVYLSDQLTVQFAPATPAPTVDSILGGVGVAIEQPLEGMANTFVVRVTPDALENPIKIANRLIALESVLTAEPNLAIETESLYRPTDERYAQQWHLFHNGGASLAAGSHISAEAAWDVTRGARSVVIAVTDDGFDLNHPDLQGIGKLVAPLDLQDKDALPLPAKQNENHGTAVAGLAIGEENAIGIVGVAPGCAFLPLRTTGFIDDGAIEQLFDEAVRRGAAVIVCSWSPAANYFPLTLRQTNALTRAATLGRNGKGCVIVFSAGNANRPVSGTVNETQWPQNALSGPTRWLSGFAIHPDVIAVSASTSLGTKAAYSNWGEHIAVAAPSNNAPPTMTLPQVGNVQTGPPLSQFPPGRGMVTSDRTQGAGYSSNDYTNTFGGTSSSCPVVAGVAGLMLSVNPNLTARQVREILQATADKIVDRTPDPQLGLQYGTYDANGHSRWFGYGKVNAAAAVREAQRRALAGRQLGRLVQQQNQTRQGIPDNQPGGVESSIAVAATGTVTDIQVEVSIEHQFLGDISLTLVAPNGATALLQGRTLGRQTELRAAYSLSTTPVLMRFIGQPAQGTWRLRTVDQAAGATGSLLSWGLLLGVDG
- a CDS encoding Bax inhibitor-1 family protein; this encodes MSNTSNFREAISKARGQSLVGPNVVKNALPFVGGGLILTALGSFGGLSVMASNPTIFMPTFWVAFIAQIALFFVAMNVAAKGNNSTALPLLATYSLLTGYTLSGLLAVALGTAGVGVTGIGAAALACGVVFIAARQIGSNLSEEDGLALTKTVGVGIVAVLLAVVGQFIFALFGGPIPQFLDIAISGLGVLVFCGASVVDFFVLPRTYKDEQYLSAALSMYLTYINLFVFILRLLIAINRD
- a CDS encoding BolA family protein produces the protein MITPDQVSAMIKSGLPDADVQVQDLTGGGDHYQVVVVSSQFAGRSLVQQHQLVYGAVREAMSSEAIHALALKTYTPEDWAAQRA
- a CDS encoding alpha/beta hydrolase — translated: MPIVKFLVGILGIAGGIYLALCGWLWFAQRRLMYLPSPVIEVTPTAFGVAYEDVWIPVDGPWGGQIHGWWLPASAGSELTILYLHGNAGNVSSNLAKALQLRSLGVSVLAIDYRGYGQSSGPFPSEQQLYDDALAAWQFLQAERGVMPHQLVVYGHSLGGAIGIELARRVPHLAGLVIEASFTSMADMASLSHYNRWFPVRQLLTQRFDSITKVKHLKVPTLYLHGMADLSVPATMGEALYQATQGPKSLWLVPKADHNDLPDWAGDEFKQRLHQFLQDYVLVQH
- a CDS encoding exopolysaccharide biosynthesis protein; amino-acid sequence: MARLSTELNRYFFEEVTTPQVSLKEILTLAGERTFGFLFVVLALPSALPIPAPGYSTPFGIVIFLLALQLIAGRTRLWMPEGWNHRQFDLVSVQKIVKAGTPWLRRLEAISRPRLTFVCTTLPGRTVIGIAIALMAISMMLPIPLTNTLPAIGIFVTGFGLLDDDGAISLGGLVLCLMGGILTTLILTFGYEAVKAGIDFIRSGGL